A DNA window from Actinomadura coerulea contains the following coding sequences:
- a CDS encoding adenylate/guanylate cyclase domain-containing protein: MLEIRVRWVLLVVVGVANVIGSLVVLLFATFVVPDPPLDDRDHVHLVNAVAFFSYPVVAAPAALLCGLWLWRPVVTFVRDGGEPDRRQRRAVLLGPLRLTLLVGALWAVGALGWAALDLMLFTGRLAVKTGLTCLLGAGTTCTIVYLLSERLLRPAAALVLGAERPKRLRLPGVTTRVMLAWALGTAIPVFGLICVAIAALASPDINVTQLAITILGLGGAALLAGVCVIYMATRAIADPIKAVRSGMAQVERGDLGAEVDVYDASEVGQLQAGFNHMVAGLREIEWLRDLFGRHVGEEVAGLALERGVVTLGGETREVAVLFVDLTGSTRLADTRGPDEVVGLLNRFFGVVVSAVAKHGGWINKFEGDAALAIFGAPTQVEDSAGGALGAARELAVRLRAEVPMLDAGIGVSAGPVVAGYIGAEERFEYTVIGDPVNEAARLSDLAKDEEGRVLASATVLELAHLAESDEWDLGRSVTLRGRSRPTRLGTPRRPARPVVPAPRPEPEAGRTRLPRPLRRSRRLLFGALVVAKAAKGARGGEPGSAEEPGGHSGGPAVSDSS, translated from the coding sequence ATGCTTGAGATCCGGGTGCGGTGGGTCCTGCTGGTCGTGGTGGGCGTCGCGAACGTCATCGGCTCGCTGGTGGTGCTGCTGTTCGCGACCTTCGTGGTGCCCGATCCGCCCCTGGACGACCGCGACCACGTGCATCTGGTCAACGCGGTGGCGTTCTTCAGCTATCCGGTCGTCGCGGCGCCGGCGGCGCTTCTGTGCGGTCTGTGGCTGTGGCGGCCGGTGGTCACGTTCGTCCGGGACGGGGGAGAACCCGACCGGCGGCAGCGCAGGGCCGTGCTGCTCGGGCCGCTGCGGCTGACGCTGCTCGTCGGGGCGCTGTGGGCGGTCGGGGCGCTCGGCTGGGCGGCGCTCGACCTGATGCTGTTCACCGGGCGGCTGGCGGTGAAGACGGGGCTGACCTGCCTGCTCGGCGCGGGCACGACCTGCACGATCGTCTACCTGCTGTCGGAGCGGCTGCTGCGGCCGGCGGCGGCGCTGGTGCTGGGCGCGGAGCGCCCGAAGAGGCTCCGGCTGCCCGGGGTGACGACGCGGGTGATGCTCGCCTGGGCACTCGGGACGGCGATCCCGGTGTTCGGGCTGATCTGCGTCGCGATCGCCGCGCTGGCCTCGCCGGACATCAACGTCACCCAGCTCGCGATCACGATCCTCGGACTCGGCGGCGCCGCGCTGCTGGCGGGGGTCTGCGTGATCTACATGGCGACGCGGGCGATCGCCGATCCGATCAAGGCGGTGCGCAGCGGGATGGCGCAGGTCGAGCGGGGGGACCTCGGCGCCGAGGTGGACGTGTACGACGCGAGCGAGGTCGGGCAGCTGCAGGCCGGTTTCAACCACATGGTCGCGGGGCTGCGGGAGATCGAGTGGCTGCGCGACCTGTTCGGGCGGCATGTCGGCGAGGAGGTCGCCGGCCTGGCGCTGGAGCGCGGCGTCGTCACGCTCGGCGGCGAGACGCGGGAGGTGGCGGTGCTGTTCGTGGACCTGACCGGGTCCACGCGGCTGGCCGACACGCGCGGCCCGGACGAGGTGGTGGGGCTGCTCAACCGGTTCTTCGGCGTCGTGGTGTCGGCGGTGGCCAAGCACGGCGGCTGGATCAACAAGTTCGAGGGGGACGCGGCGCTGGCGATCTTCGGGGCGCCGACGCAGGTGGAGGACTCGGCCGGCGGGGCGCTCGGCGCGGCCCGCGAGCTGGCGGTGCGGCTGCGCGCCGAGGTGCCCATGCTGGACGCGGGGATCGGCGTGTCCGCGGGGCCGGTCGTGGCCGGGTACATCGGCGCGGAGGAGCGGTTCGAGTACACGGTGATCGGCGATCCGGTGAACGAGGCGGCCCGGCTCAGCGACCTCGCCAAGGACGAGGAGGGGCGGGTGCTCGCGTCGGCGACCGTGCTGGAGCTGGCGCACCTCGCCGAGTCCGACGAGTGGGACCTCGGGCGGTCGGTGACGCTGCGCGGGCGGAGCCGTCCGACACGGCTGGGCACGCCCCGCCGCCCTGCGCGTCCCGTGGTGCCCGCGCCGCGGCCCGAGCCGGAGGCGGGGCGGACGAGGCTCCCGCGCCCGCTCAGGCGCAGCAGGAGGCTGCTGTTCGGCGCGCTGGTGGTGGCGAAGGCGGCCAAGGGCGCGCGGGGCGGGGAGCCGGGGAGCGCGGAGGAGCCCGGAGGGCATTCCGGCGGTCCGGCCGTGTCTGACTCGTCCTGA